A genomic region of Ignavibacteria bacterium contains the following coding sequences:
- a CDS encoding BamA/TamA family outer membrane protein gives MFWLKIFVVIVFLSKVSTAQTIFNFLSVQDTFSLQKNYDIANNDEKILIDEIRIIGNNKTKPDIILRELTFSTNSRVSYADLKFNESRVFSLGIFSDVEFVLSKEENKNVLLILVQESWYIWPLPFIDIADRDWKKLTYGLHLNIQNLTGRNENLTAGFSLGYDPKFYLRYFNPIINKQHNLLLQVQTLIQRRQNRSIEAIKVFNNQNYDERYFLFDFLVGKRFNQFNTVAGSFSFEYLEAEEYLPLRTVSPTGIDRFLSLQFSYSFDTRDFTAYPKKGTNINLVYRKVGLTESDVDFNIFNLQLKQIQQVICPIIYYRNYTRVLAGPILPYYANSFIGYSERLRGHFSQTYESNSIIFNTFEFRFPLLEKYFLKLQLPVIPEELLTYTLSLDIHTFYDNVLMFNKNDNLAKKKLMNGFGFGFSFLVLPYRSINLELAWNEKFQPEIIFDLNFPF, from the coding sequence AAAAAATTTTAATTGATGAAATACGCATAATTGGCAACAACAAAACTAAACCTGATATAATCCTTCGAGAGTTAACATTCTCTACAAATTCCAGAGTAAGTTATGCAGATTTAAAGTTTAATGAGTCTCGTGTATTCAGCTTAGGAATTTTCAGTGATGTGGAGTTTGTTCTTTCTAAAGAAGAGAATAAAAATGTGCTTTTAATTTTAGTCCAGGAATCCTGGTATATCTGGCCCCTTCCTTTTATTGATATCGCTGATAGAGATTGGAAAAAGTTGACTTATGGATTACATCTCAATATTCAAAACTTAACTGGAAGAAATGAAAATCTGACAGCTGGATTTAGTCTTGGCTACGATCCGAAATTTTACCTACGTTACTTTAATCCAATTATCAACAAGCAGCATAACCTTCTTTTGCAGGTGCAAACTTTAATTCAAAGAAGACAAAATCGAAGCATTGAAGCAATAAAGGTTTTCAACAACCAAAATTATGATGAGAGATATTTTTTGTTCGATTTCCTAGTTGGAAAAAGATTTAATCAATTCAATACAGTTGCTGGTTCGTTCTCTTTTGAATATTTAGAAGCAGAAGAATATTTACCACTAAGAACAGTTTCTCCAACGGGAATTGATCGATTTCTTTCATTGCAGTTTAGTTATTCATTTGACACAAGGGACTTTACTGCATATCCTAAAAAGGGGACGAACATCAATCTTGTCTATCGTAAAGTTGGATTAACTGAATCTGATGTTGATTTTAATATTTTCAATCTTCAGCTCAAGCAAATTCAACAGGTGATTTGTCCAATAATTTATTATAGAAATTATACAAGAGTTTTGGCTGGTCCTATCTTGCCTTATTATGCTAATAGTTTTATAGGATACAGTGAAAGATTGCGAGGACATTTTAGTCAAACATATGAATCGAATTCAATTATCTTTAATACTTTTGAATTTAGATTTCCACTGCTGGAAAAATATTTCTTAAAACTTCAATTACCTGTAATTCCCGAAGAATTATTGACATATACTTTAAGTCTGGACATTCACACTTTTTATGATAATGTTTTGATGTTCAATAAAAACGATAATCTCGCAAAGAAAAAATTAATGAATGGTTTTGGTTTCGGTTTTTCTTTTCTTGTTTTGCCGTATCGTTCAATTAATCTTGAACTTGCATGGAATGAGAAGTTTCAACCTGAAATAATTTTTGATCTTAATTTTCCTTTTTAA